Proteins encoded within one genomic window of Nordella sp. HKS 07:
- a CDS encoding M20/M25/M40 family metallo-hydrolase: MGSAAVPLDVASAEAHLMRFLSVEGVTGKEAAIAAAVSDELKKVGVPASAISFDDANKRIPLPTETGNLIVDLPGTKPGPRLMFATHLDTVPLCAGAKAKREGNRIVSDGTTALGGDNRTGCGVLVTLAETLIKHKLPHPPITLLFTVREESGLHGARELKPKSLGDPIMCINVDSQKPADLIIGAIGQENWQVEIKGTAAHAGLAPERGISATLVGAIGLADARKEGWFGKVTKKDGHGTSNVGIFGGKDGKAAGDATNVVTDYAFVKGEARSPEAAFATKIAEGFKSSFARAKSEVTDVDGGTAEVKFEHAASYPPFRLAEDSPAVRHATAGMKKLGIKVNLIFSPGGLDANWLDKHGIPTVTIGSGQREVHTIKEYVELDDYAEGCRLAIVLATIET; encoded by the coding sequence ATGGGCAGTGCTGCGGTTCCACTCGATGTTGCTTCGGCTGAGGCACATCTGATGCGTTTTCTTTCAGTCGAGGGCGTTACGGGCAAAGAGGCCGCCATCGCGGCGGCGGTATCGGACGAGTTGAAAAAGGTCGGGGTGCCCGCCTCGGCCATTAGTTTCGACGACGCCAACAAACGAATTCCGCTGCCGACGGAGACCGGCAACCTGATCGTTGATCTTCCGGGAACAAAACCCGGTCCGCGCCTTATGTTTGCGACTCATCTCGATACCGTTCCGCTTTGTGCGGGGGCCAAGGCGAAACGCGAGGGAAACCGCATCGTCTCCGACGGAACGACCGCGTTGGGAGGGGACAACCGTACCGGCTGCGGCGTGCTGGTGACACTCGCCGAGACGCTCATCAAGCATAAGCTTCCACACCCGCCCATAACCTTGCTCTTTACTGTTCGCGAGGAGAGCGGTCTGCACGGAGCGCGCGAGCTCAAGCCCAAGAGCCTCGGAGATCCCATCATGTGCATCAATGTCGACAGTCAGAAGCCTGCCGACCTGATCATCGGGGCGATCGGCCAGGAAAACTGGCAGGTTGAAATTAAAGGCACAGCCGCGCATGCGGGTCTCGCGCCCGAAAGGGGAATATCGGCGACCCTCGTTGGCGCTATCGGATTGGCCGATGCCCGTAAAGAAGGCTGGTTCGGCAAGGTCACCAAGAAAGACGGTCATGGCACGAGCAATGTCGGAATATTCGGCGGCAAGGACGGCAAGGCCGCCGGCGATGCGACGAATGTCGTAACGGACTATGCGTTCGTTAAGGGCGAGGCGCGCAGCCCGGAAGCAGCGTTCGCCACGAAGATTGCCGAGGGCTTCAAATCTTCATTTGCGCGCGCCAAGTCCGAGGTTACTGATGTCGACGGCGGGACTGCCGAGGTCAAGTTCGAGCATGCCGCATCATATCCGCCATTTCGGCTTGCTGAAGACAGCCCTGCTGTGCGGCACGCCACGGCGGGCATGAAAAAACTCGGCATCAAGGTCAATTTGATTTTTTCGCCGGGCGGGCTCGATGCTAACTGGCTCGACAAGCACGGTATTCCGACCGTAACCATTGGCTCTGGGCAAAGGGAAGTGCATACAATCAAGGAATATGTCGAGCTGGATGATTATGCAGAGGGCTGCCGTCTGGCCATTGTGTTAGCCACAATCGAGACGTGA
- a CDS encoding AbgT family transporter, protein MSKAVAANQTSMQRFLNAVERVGNMVPHPVVIFLILIAIVIVLSAILGMFSAGVTLEQINPDTHKVEQVTTQIRSLLNAEGIRFIYTSLIPNFMNFTAVGLMIGAMIGAGVAEESGLINALIRKLVLVSPAWALTYILAFCGILSSVAADAGYLVLLPLAGVAYLSVGRHPLAGLALGFAAVAGAFTVNMLIKPLDAVLVEFTNDAARLVDPNISIGLASNVFFSIVSVIFLTVLIAFITDRIVAPRLGPYKPEAASAASKGTESSELTPAEQRGLKFALYGLIGLLVVFALLTLPPGAPLRNPDTGELIGNSPFMNGLIALIMLAFLVTGWTFGIGAGTLRTLSDVIKAMEKAVAGLGGTIFLFFVLSQFVAYFTFTNIGTVMALSLAGTLQAMNVGPLALLIGFIVVVAIIDLLLTGAIAKWAIFAPVFVPLLLKLGVEPESVLAAYRVGDSPMNAITPLNAYFALMVGFTQKYDPKSGVGTVVSLMLPYVVWIFVLWTALFALWQVLGLPWGL, encoded by the coding sequence ATGAGTAAAGCCGTGGCAGCCAACCAAACTTCAATGCAACGGTTTCTGAATGCCGTTGAGCGGGTCGGGAACATGGTTCCGCACCCGGTAGTCATCTTCCTTATCCTGATTGCCATTGTCATTGTCCTCTCGGCGATACTTGGCATGTTCTCGGCTGGCGTAACCTTGGAACAGATCAATCCGGATACGCATAAGGTCGAACAGGTGACGACCCAGATCCGCAGCCTCCTGAACGCCGAAGGCATTCGATTCATCTATACCTCGCTGATCCCGAACTTCATGAACTTCACCGCCGTCGGACTGATGATCGGCGCCATGATCGGCGCGGGCGTCGCGGAGGAATCCGGTTTAATAAACGCTCTTATCCGCAAACTTGTTTTGGTATCGCCCGCCTGGGCTCTCACCTATATCCTCGCCTTCTGCGGCATCCTGTCGAGCGTTGCCGCGGATGCCGGCTATCTTGTCCTGCTGCCCCTAGCGGGTGTCGCCTATTTAAGCGTGGGGCGCCATCCCTTGGCTGGGTTGGCTCTCGGTTTCGCGGCGGTGGCCGGCGCCTTCACCGTCAACATGCTGATCAAGCCGCTCGATGCGGTCCTGGTCGAATTCACCAACGATGCCGCGCGCCTTGTCGACCCGAACATTTCGATTGGCCTTGCGTCGAACGTCTTCTTCTCCATCGTTTCCGTCATTTTCCTCACCGTCCTGATCGCTTTTATCACGGACAGGATCGTCGCGCCGCGCCTTGGACCTTACAAGCCGGAGGCGGCCTCCGCGGCGAGCAAGGGCACGGAGAGCAGCGAGCTTACGCCGGCCGAACAGCGGGGCTTGAAATTTGCCCTCTACGGCTTGATCGGTCTTCTGGTGGTATTCGCTTTGCTGACGCTGCCGCCGGGAGCGCCGCTGCGCAATCCCGACACTGGCGAACTCATCGGCAACTCACCCTTCATGAATGGTTTGATTGCCTTGATCATGCTTGCGTTCCTTGTCACAGGCTGGACCTTCGGTATCGGCGCCGGCACCCTGCGCACCTTGTCCGATGTCATCAAGGCGATGGAGAAGGCGGTTGCCGGCCTTGGCGGTACGATCTTTCTGTTCTTTGTGTTGAGTCAGTTCGTGGCCTATTTCACCTTCACGAACATAGGCACGGTCATGGCGCTATCGCTGGCGGGCACGCTGCAGGCGATGAATGTCGGGCCTCTCGCACTTCTGATTGGCTTCATCGTGGTCGTAGCGATTATCGATCTCCTGCTGACCGGCGCGATTGCGAAATGGGCGATATTCGCTCCTGTCTTCGTTCCTTTGCTTCTCAAACTCGGCGTCGAGCCGGAATCGGTCCTCGCCGCCTATAGAGTTGGCGACTCCCCCATGAACGCGATCACTCCGCTGAATGCCTATTTCGCATTGATGGTGGGCTTCACCCAAAAGTACGATCCAAAGTCCGGCGTGGGCACGGTCGTGTCGCTGATGCTGCCTTACGTCGTGTGGATTTTTGTCCTGTGGACGGCTCTTTTCGCTCTGTGGCAGGTGCTTGGACTGCCTTGGGGACTTTGA